In one window of Gossypium arboreum isolate Shixiya-1 chromosome 4, ASM2569848v2, whole genome shotgun sequence DNA:
- the LOC108459921 gene encoding protein LYK2 isoform X2 has translation MLELNLLSCNVTSPDALGYRCGINGSEDQCGTFVVLRATSYYSSLSNLSFYLGFNRVAIAEANGFSAQTEFLPRDQPLLLPIDCKCNNGLFHADLTKTTIKGESFYGIAESLQGLTTCKAIQDKNPGVSPWGLGDKVRLVVPLRCACPSPSEVALKARLLLSYPVSPGDTISNLAAAFNTTSEAIISANNRSLETFEPESLATLTSLLIPLNGEPLPHFPETSIPIINPQKKKPRMWKVGVYIAVSGVVIGTIIAVAATFLVIRLKRKKKKQNLSKDDDLELQQLSLSVRTASEKKVSFAGSQDAGDGRLIDSVTSRKALLELYTIEELRKATEDFNPSTQIEGSVYHGHLNGKSMAIRRTRTENISKVETRFFTDATHHHPNIIRLLGTCVIEGSHSFLVFEYAKNGSLKDWLHGGLAMKNQFIASCYCFLTWKQRLKISFDIAVALQYMHQVMNPSYVHRNIKSRNIFLDEDLNAKIGNFGMARCVEDDTKYPDLSTNPSSWSLGYLAPEYLHQGVISPGIDIFAYGIVLLEILSGQTPISRPDKKGGGNVWLSEKIKAILQSESADELRAWMDSALGENYSFDMAVTLANLARACTEEDPCLRPSAGEIVDRLSRSVEEPTEGEHTLIFESSSKPLVNTSSTTSNL, from the exons ATGTTGGAGCTG AACTTGCTTAGCTGTAACGTTACATCTCCAGATGCTTTGGGTTACCGTTGTGGTATAAATGGATCAGAGGATCAATGCGGCACGTTCGTGGTGCTTCGAGCTACATCATACTACTCATCTCTTTCCAATCTGAGCTTTTATTTAGGCTTCAACAGGGTTGCAATTGCTGAAGCTAATGGCTTCTCTGCACAAACTGAGTTTCTACCAAGAGATCAGCCTTTGCTGTTGCCAATTGATTGTAAATGCAACAATGGTTTGTTCCATGCTGATTTAACAAAAACTACAATCAAAGGGGAGAGCTTCTATGGTATTGCTGAATCACTGCAAGGCTTGACAACCTGCAAAGCAATCCAAGACAAGAATCCCGGGGTCTCACCATGGGGTCTTGGTGACAAAGTCCGGTTAGTGGTACCACTAAGATGCGCATGTCCGTCGCCGTCTGAAGTCGCTTTGAAAGCAAGGCTCTTACTTTCTTACCCTGTAAGTCCAGGTGATACAATTTCTAACTTGGCTGCTGCCTTCAATACAACCTCAGAAGCTATAATATCAGCAAATAACAGATCTTTAGAGACCTTTGAACCTGAAAGTTTAGCTACTCTTACATCTCTTTTGATTCCACTTAATGGTGAGCCCCTTCCTCATTTTCCGGAAACCAGCATTCCTATAATTAACCCTCAGAAGAAAAAGCCAAGGATGTGGAAAGTGGGAGTTTATATTGCTGTAAGTGGTGTTGTAATTGGGACTATCATTGCTGTTGCAGCAACCTTCTTGGTGATCCgattgaagaggaaaaagaagAAGCAAAACTTAAGCAAGGATGATGATTTGGAACTGCAGCAGCTTAGCTTAAGTGTGCGGACTGCAAGCGAGAAGAAAGTCTCGTTTGCAGGATCTCAGGATGCCGGAGACGGTCGGCTGATAGACAGTGTTACATCTCGTAAGGCGCTACTGGAGTTATATACCATAGAGGAGCTCAGGAAAGCTACCGAGGATTTCAATCCGAGTACTCAGATAGAGGGAAGTGTGTATCATGGTCATCTCAATGGGAAAAGCATGGCAATAAGGCGCACTAGAACAGAAAATATTTCAAAGGTTGAGACTAGATTCTTTACTGATGCAACTCATCACCACCCAAACATAATTAGATTACTCGGAACATGTGTGATTGAGGGCTCCCATTCATTTTTGGTCTTTGAATATGCAAAAAATGGTTCCTTGAAGGATTGGTTACATGGTGGATTGGCAATGAAAAATCAGTTCATAGCCTCATGTTACTGCTTCTTGACATGGAAGCAAAGGCTGAAGATCAGTTTCGATATAGCCGTGGCATTACAGTATATGCATCAAGTTATGAATCCGAGCTATGTTCATAGAAATATCAAGAGCCGAAACATATTCCTGGATGAAGATTTGAATGCAAAGATTGGGAACTTTGGTATGGCAAGGTGTGTTGAAGATGATACAAAATATCCTGATCTTTCAACAAACCCTTCCAGTTGGAGCTTGGGTTATCTAGCTCCTGAATATCTTCACCAAGGTGTTATCTCCCCAGGCATTGACATATTTGCTTATGGGATAGTTTTGCTCGAAATCTTATCGGGACAAACCCCGATAAGCCGACCGGATAAGAAAGGAGGCGGGAACGTTTGGCTTTCGGAGAAAATCAAGGCCATATTACAATCAGAAAGCGCAGATGAATTAAGGGCATGGATGGACAGTGCATTAGGGGAGAATTACTCATTTGATATGGCAGTCACATTGGCAAACCTTGCAAGAGCTTGCACTGAAGAAGACCCTTGTTTGAGACCAAGTGCTGGAGAGATCGTTGACAGGTTATCAAGATCGGTGGAAGAACCAACAGAAGGAGAACACACATTGATCTTCGAAAGCTCTTCCAAACCTCTGGTAAACACATCATCCACAACATCCAATCTgtga
- the LOC108459921 gene encoding protein LYK2 isoform X1 — translation MASVMSKIYLIALVLLIWLLVSPLGQNLLSCNVTSPDALGYRCGINGSEDQCGTFVVLRATSYYSSLSNLSFYLGFNRVAIAEANGFSAQTEFLPRDQPLLLPIDCKCNNGLFHADLTKTTIKGESFYGIAESLQGLTTCKAIQDKNPGVSPWGLGDKVRLVVPLRCACPSPSEVALKARLLLSYPVSPGDTISNLAAAFNTTSEAIISANNRSLETFEPESLATLTSLLIPLNGEPLPHFPETSIPIINPQKKKPRMWKVGVYIAVSGVVIGTIIAVAATFLVIRLKRKKKKQNLSKDDDLELQQLSLSVRTASEKKVSFAGSQDAGDGRLIDSVTSRKALLELYTIEELRKATEDFNPSTQIEGSVYHGHLNGKSMAIRRTRTENISKVETRFFTDATHHHPNIIRLLGTCVIEGSHSFLVFEYAKNGSLKDWLHGGLAMKNQFIASCYCFLTWKQRLKISFDIAVALQYMHQVMNPSYVHRNIKSRNIFLDEDLNAKIGNFGMARCVEDDTKYPDLSTNPSSWSLGYLAPEYLHQGVISPGIDIFAYGIVLLEILSGQTPISRPDKKGGGNVWLSEKIKAILQSESADELRAWMDSALGENYSFDMAVTLANLARACTEEDPCLRPSAGEIVDRLSRSVEEPTEGEHTLIFESSSKPLVNTSSTTSNL, via the coding sequence ATGGCATCTGTAATGAGTAAAATATACTTGATAGCTTTGGTCTTATTAATATGGTTACTTGTCTCTCCACTTGGACAGAACTTGCTTAGCTGTAACGTTACATCTCCAGATGCTTTGGGTTACCGTTGTGGTATAAATGGATCAGAGGATCAATGCGGCACGTTCGTGGTGCTTCGAGCTACATCATACTACTCATCTCTTTCCAATCTGAGCTTTTATTTAGGCTTCAACAGGGTTGCAATTGCTGAAGCTAATGGCTTCTCTGCACAAACTGAGTTTCTACCAAGAGATCAGCCTTTGCTGTTGCCAATTGATTGTAAATGCAACAATGGTTTGTTCCATGCTGATTTAACAAAAACTACAATCAAAGGGGAGAGCTTCTATGGTATTGCTGAATCACTGCAAGGCTTGACAACCTGCAAAGCAATCCAAGACAAGAATCCCGGGGTCTCACCATGGGGTCTTGGTGACAAAGTCCGGTTAGTGGTACCACTAAGATGCGCATGTCCGTCGCCGTCTGAAGTCGCTTTGAAAGCAAGGCTCTTACTTTCTTACCCTGTAAGTCCAGGTGATACAATTTCTAACTTGGCTGCTGCCTTCAATACAACCTCAGAAGCTATAATATCAGCAAATAACAGATCTTTAGAGACCTTTGAACCTGAAAGTTTAGCTACTCTTACATCTCTTTTGATTCCACTTAATGGTGAGCCCCTTCCTCATTTTCCGGAAACCAGCATTCCTATAATTAACCCTCAGAAGAAAAAGCCAAGGATGTGGAAAGTGGGAGTTTATATTGCTGTAAGTGGTGTTGTAATTGGGACTATCATTGCTGTTGCAGCAACCTTCTTGGTGATCCgattgaagaggaaaaagaagAAGCAAAACTTAAGCAAGGATGATGATTTGGAACTGCAGCAGCTTAGCTTAAGTGTGCGGACTGCAAGCGAGAAGAAAGTCTCGTTTGCAGGATCTCAGGATGCCGGAGACGGTCGGCTGATAGACAGTGTTACATCTCGTAAGGCGCTACTGGAGTTATATACCATAGAGGAGCTCAGGAAAGCTACCGAGGATTTCAATCCGAGTACTCAGATAGAGGGAAGTGTGTATCATGGTCATCTCAATGGGAAAAGCATGGCAATAAGGCGCACTAGAACAGAAAATATTTCAAAGGTTGAGACTAGATTCTTTACTGATGCAACTCATCACCACCCAAACATAATTAGATTACTCGGAACATGTGTGATTGAGGGCTCCCATTCATTTTTGGTCTTTGAATATGCAAAAAATGGTTCCTTGAAGGATTGGTTACATGGTGGATTGGCAATGAAAAATCAGTTCATAGCCTCATGTTACTGCTTCTTGACATGGAAGCAAAGGCTGAAGATCAGTTTCGATATAGCCGTGGCATTACAGTATATGCATCAAGTTATGAATCCGAGCTATGTTCATAGAAATATCAAGAGCCGAAACATATTCCTGGATGAAGATTTGAATGCAAAGATTGGGAACTTTGGTATGGCAAGGTGTGTTGAAGATGATACAAAATATCCTGATCTTTCAACAAACCCTTCCAGTTGGAGCTTGGGTTATCTAGCTCCTGAATATCTTCACCAAGGTGTTATCTCCCCAGGCATTGACATATTTGCTTATGGGATAGTTTTGCTCGAAATCTTATCGGGACAAACCCCGATAAGCCGACCGGATAAGAAAGGAGGCGGGAACGTTTGGCTTTCGGAGAAAATCAAGGCCATATTACAATCAGAAAGCGCAGATGAATTAAGGGCATGGATGGACAGTGCATTAGGGGAGAATTACTCATTTGATATGGCAGTCACATTGGCAAACCTTGCAAGAGCTTGCACTGAAGAAGACCCTTGTTTGAGACCAAGTGCTGGAGAGATCGTTGACAGGTTATCAAGATCGGTGGAAGAACCAACAGAAGGAGAACACACATTGATCTTCGAAAGCTCTTCCAAACCTCTGGTAAACACATCATCCACAACATCCAATCTgtga
- the LOC108466030 gene encoding calcium-binding protein CML38-like produces the protein MDKHQEYERVFNHFDENKDGKISPAELQLCVKAIGGELSREEAEVAVEVLDTDGDGLLGLEDFIRLVEEVGEEEKVNDLKEAFKMYEMEGCGCITPKSLKRMLSRLGESRTLEECKSMIAQFDLNGDGVLNFDEFRVMML, from the coding sequence ATGGACAAACACCAAGAATACGAGAGGGTATTTAATCACTTCGATGAGAATAAAGATGGGAAGATATCCCCGGCGGAGCTTCAACTGTGCGTGAAGGCGATAGGAGGGGAGCTGTCACGGGAAGAGGCGGAGGTGGCGGTGGAGGTGTTGGATACGGACGGGGATGGATTGTTGGGGTTGGAGGACTTCATTAGGTTAGTGGAAGAAGTAGGAGAGGAAGAGAAAGTGAATGATTTGAAAGAGGCTTTCAAGATGTATGAGATGGAAGGTTGTGGGTGTATTACGCCAAAGAGTTTGAAGAGGATGCTTAGTAGATTAGGTGAGTCTAGAACTTTAGAGGAATGTAAATCCATGATTGCTCAGTTTGATCTTAATGGCGATGGAGTCCTCAATTTTGATGAATTTAGAGTCATGATGTTATGA